The Thalassoglobus sp. JC818 genome includes a region encoding these proteins:
- a CDS encoding NCS2 family permease, whose protein sequence is MKYFVKRDLDGFFGLFVDNLVQLLIIISFCTALCGMTGEKSALLYQYILPGAAVSILLGNVFYAWQAHRLAMKTGRDDVTALPYGINTPSLIVFVFFVIKPVYDETGDATLAWKMGLIACLGSGVIELLGAFVAGTLRKCTPRAALLSTLAGIAIGFISMTFALQIFNKPFVAMLPLAIVLIGLFSQIRLPLGLPSGFLAVLIGTASAWLLTVVKGSVNGLPEWVTYGAGNLELARSAYQQVGWVVPVWGWEQIRPILMDYSQWLPFLSVIVPMGLFNVIGSLQNIESAEAAGDSYPTAPSMVANGVGTIIAALFGSCFPTTIYIGHPGWKELGARAGYSTLNGVVIVAFCLSGLVGLCAAIVPLEAGAAIVLWIGIIITAQAFRAVPENHAPAVAVGLFPAIAAWGATVMLGTVLVSNGRSLAEIINPPVPSIVEEEAVTESPETPEESLETDLASAGGTIEEVDQLVDEVTVDVPVKTVIDVGHPSAEVNGFLVHGLLLMERGYIFTCMILSATCACLIDRKFVAAGMWMLAASVLTWLGAMHAYQVHHGMAFDFLFRFVAPIDGASIYRANDIAIGYLACGILFLALSSWLKRQPTQSH, encoded by the coding sequence ATGAAGTATTTCGTCAAACGCGATCTCGATGGTTTCTTCGGGCTGTTCGTTGATAACCTCGTCCAGCTGTTGATCATCATTTCGTTCTGCACCGCGCTTTGCGGGATGACCGGCGAAAAGAGTGCGCTGCTGTACCAATACATCCTTCCCGGTGCGGCAGTCAGCATTCTCCTTGGGAACGTATTTTACGCTTGGCAAGCTCACCGACTGGCCATGAAGACTGGTCGAGACGATGTGACGGCGTTGCCGTATGGAATTAATACACCGTCATTGATTGTCTTTGTCTTCTTCGTCATCAAACCGGTGTATGATGAAACTGGTGATGCGACGCTGGCATGGAAGATGGGTTTGATCGCCTGCCTGGGAAGCGGAGTGATCGAGCTTTTGGGAGCATTCGTCGCTGGGACGCTGAGAAAATGCACTCCACGGGCTGCACTACTATCGACGTTGGCCGGAATTGCAATCGGGTTCATCTCGATGACGTTTGCCCTTCAGATTTTCAACAAACCGTTCGTGGCCATGCTTCCACTGGCAATTGTCTTGATCGGCTTGTTTTCTCAGATTCGTCTTCCACTTGGTCTGCCGAGCGGCTTTCTTGCGGTGCTTATAGGAACGGCATCGGCGTGGCTGCTGACTGTTGTGAAGGGATCCGTAAATGGACTTCCGGAGTGGGTGACTTATGGGGCAGGTAATCTGGAACTGGCACGAAGTGCATATCAACAAGTTGGTTGGGTAGTGCCCGTCTGGGGCTGGGAACAAATTCGCCCGATCCTAATGGACTACTCTCAATGGCTGCCGTTTCTTTCTGTGATTGTTCCGATGGGGCTCTTCAATGTCATCGGAAGTCTTCAGAATATTGAGTCTGCAGAAGCAGCGGGGGACTCGTATCCAACTGCGCCGAGTATGGTGGCGAATGGGGTGGGAACCATCATTGCAGCTCTGTTTGGGAGTTGCTTTCCCACAACCATCTATATTGGTCACCCAGGCTGGAAAGAACTGGGGGCGAGGGCGGGCTATTCAACCCTGAACGGGGTTGTAATCGTCGCGTTTTGCCTGAGTGGACTAGTTGGTCTTTGCGCAGCCATTGTGCCCTTGGAAGCTGGTGCGGCGATCGTCTTGTGGATTGGAATTATTATCACCGCTCAAGCTTTTCGCGCTGTCCCTGAAAATCATGCTCCAGCAGTTGCTGTGGGGCTCTTTCCAGCCATCGCTGCGTGGGGAGCGACGGTGATGCTGGGAACCGTTCTCGTGTCGAATGGTCGTTCGCTTGCAGAGATTATCAATCCTCCCGTTCCTTCGATCGTGGAGGAGGAAGCAGTTACAGAAAGCCCTGAAACTCCAGAAGAAAGCCTAGAAACAGATCTTGCTAGCGCAGGTGGGACGATTGAAGAAGTCGATCAACTTGTCGATGAAGTCACTGTTGATGTTCCGGTGAAGACAGTGATTGATGTTGGTCACCCAAGCGCTGAAGTGAACGGTTTTCTTGTTCATGGACTGTTGCTGATGGAGCGAGGATACATCTTCACCTGTATGATTTTGTCAGCGACGTGTGCTTGCCTGATCGATCGAAAGTTTGTCGCAGCTGGGATGTGGATGTTGGCTGCTTCGGTGTTGACTTGGCTCGGAGCGATGCATGCTTATCAAGTGCATCATGGAATGGCATTCGATTTTCTCTTCCGGTTCGTTGCCCCGATTGATGGGGCGAGCATTTATCGGGCGAATGATATCGCGATTGGTTATCTGGCCTGTGGGATTCTGTTTCTAGCACTCTCTTCGTGGTTGAAACGACAGCCAACGCAGTCGCACTGA
- a CDS encoding MFS transporter: MNSFNFVRLSIMMFLQFFVWGAWYVTAPNYLGTIGFDSSAFGWTYSVGPIAGIITPLLVGMVADRFFSAQKVLGVMHLAGAALMYFATTQMIVEDPSPGIINFLFFGHMLAYYPTLALSNTVAMRNMTDPEKEFPYIRVFGTIGWIAAGFLLSVQGWGTQIQMFYLAAGAAAILGIFSFLLPNTPPETKGAPTLREIFGLDALVLLKDRNYLIFVVSSMLICIPLAFYYQIASRVVEMVDFSQFGFIQTIQNMMQMGDVIGATMALGQVSEIFFMLVMPFFFVRLGVKWMLAFGMLAWVARYALFALGAPTEVHWMILIGIVLHGICYDFFFVTGQIYTDRKAPQPIRAQAQGLLVMLTLGVGMLIGAQTAGVIEGQHTTEQSQKLKELVVAKGNEIQAAEDREAPEDEIATLQGEKAALRKQELQAIEWKPLWAKPAIFAAVIMVLFILLFHDKVRTEEEIAEGKLDESASPETNLS; encoded by the coding sequence ATGAACAGCTTCAACTTCGTCCGTCTCTCGATCATGATGTTTCTCCAGTTTTTCGTCTGGGGAGCGTGGTATGTGACGGCTCCAAACTATCTGGGAACGATCGGATTTGATTCCAGCGCTTTTGGATGGACCTATTCCGTCGGACCGATCGCGGGAATTATTACTCCACTGCTCGTCGGAATGGTGGCGGACAGGTTCTTCTCTGCTCAGAAAGTGCTGGGGGTGATGCATCTCGCCGGTGCAGCACTCATGTATTTCGCGACGACGCAGATGATCGTGGAAGATCCCTCACCCGGGATCATTAACTTCCTCTTCTTCGGTCACATGCTCGCTTACTATCCAACGCTTGCGTTGTCCAACACTGTTGCGATGCGGAACATGACCGATCCTGAAAAGGAGTTTCCGTACATCCGTGTGTTCGGAACGATCGGATGGATTGCCGCAGGTTTTCTGTTGAGCGTCCAGGGTTGGGGAACTCAGATTCAGATGTTCTATCTGGCAGCGGGAGCGGCTGCGATTTTGGGAATCTTCAGTTTCCTTCTTCCAAACACACCACCAGAAACCAAGGGGGCTCCGACGCTTCGTGAGATCTTTGGCCTGGATGCACTCGTTCTGTTGAAAGATCGTAACTATCTGATCTTCGTGGTTTCATCGATGCTGATCTGTATCCCTCTCGCGTTCTACTACCAGATCGCGAGTCGGGTTGTGGAGATGGTCGATTTCAGCCAGTTCGGATTCATTCAGACGATCCAGAACATGATGCAGATGGGCGATGTGATCGGAGCGACAATGGCGCTTGGTCAGGTCTCCGAAATCTTCTTCATGCTCGTGATGCCGTTCTTCTTCGTTCGTCTGGGCGTCAAGTGGATGCTGGCATTCGGAATGTTGGCATGGGTCGCTCGCTATGCGTTGTTTGCATTGGGAGCACCGACCGAAGTTCACTGGATGATTCTGATCGGGATTGTCCTACACGGGATTTGCTACGACTTCTTCTTTGTCACCGGACAGATCTATACCGACCGAAAAGCTCCACAGCCGATCCGGGCTCAGGCTCAGGGATTGCTCGTGATGCTGACACTTGGGGTCGGAATGTTGATTGGTGCCCAAACGGCCGGGGTGATTGAAGGTCAGCACACGACGGAACAGTCTCAGAAGTTGAAAGAACTGGTCGTTGCCAAAGGGAATGAAATCCAGGCAGCGGAAGATCGAGAAGCTCCAGAGGATGAAATCGCAACTCTCCAAGGCGAGAAGGCAGCCCTGAGAAAGCAGGAACTGCAAGCGATCGAATGGAAACCGTTGTGGGCAAAGCCTGCGATTTTCGCAGCCGTGATTATGGTTCTGTTCATCTTGTTGTTCCACGACAAGGTCCGAACAGAAGAAGAGATCGCTGAGGGTAAGCTCGACGAATCAGCGTCACCAGAAACGAACCTTTCATAA